Proteins encoded by one window of Halictus rubicundus isolate RS-2024b chromosome 18, iyHalRubi1_principal, whole genome shotgun sequence:
- the LOC143362757 gene encoding odorant receptor Or2-like isoform X3 yields MMQLWDVYDNLHDLQSFFTGATEWPFVLSMLISLVLIRTNKKLIMVIKKIQKEMNGSMLFENDEEKRLYQKYNIIATSVSKFVSMTTGSTIVLYYLRPLIGLLVQPRTDAENNTRPFVLPFRCHMFFDYHYNVKLYTLIYICQLPATYASMCHAAEASLIATSTLHVCARLSMLACRIRMSLTKSPAHFRQRIRAMVIEHLELTELSGFLNDCFKNILLIEYLNCSFRLGISIYVLLITLGKDTAAFLNFCLYTVLVAAWLYLYCYIGEQLTYESLNVGDAFYDTDWTDIAARDRKSLVICILNGQQAQYLMAGKFYKFTLFGFSEIVKSSMAFFSVLRTSIE; encoded by the exons ATGATGCAGCTTTGGGACGTGTACGATAACCTGCACGATTTGCAATCGTTCTTCACGGGCGCGACGGAATGGCCTTTCGTGCTTTCGATGCTGATCTCGCTTGTTCTGATCCGGACGAACAAAAAGCTGATCATGGTGATCAAGAAGATCCAAAAAGAAATGAATGGCTCGATGTTGTTCGAGAACGACGAGGAGAAGCGATTGTATCAAAAGTACAACATCATCGCCACTAGTGTCAGCAAATTCGTGTCAATGACTACGGGCTCAACCATTGTCTTGTACTACCTTCGGCCCTTGATAGGTTTGCTGGTCCAACCTCGCACAG ATGCGGAGAACAACACACGTCCGTTCGTGTTACCATTTCGTTGTCACATGTTTTTCGACTACCACTACAACGTTAAATTGTACACTCTGATATACATCTGCCAGCTACCTGCTACGTATGCGTCGATGTGTCATGCAGCAGAAGCTAGTCTCATCGCCACCTCGACGTTACACGTTTGCGCAAGATTGTCGATGTTGGCCTGTCGAATTCGGATGTCCCTGACGAAATCTCCGGCGCATTTCCGGCAGAGGATAAGAGCGATGGTGATCGAGCATCTGGAATTGACGGA GTTGTCAGGTTTTCTAAAtgactgttttaaaaatatccTTCTGATAGAATATCTGAACTGTAGCTTCAGATTGGGCATTTCTATATACGTGCTGTTAATC ACACTTGGAAAAGATACGGCAGCTTTCCTTAATTTTTGTCTGTATACCGTCCTTGTGGCAGCCTGGTTGTATTTGTACTGTTACATTGGCGAGCAGCTCACATACGAG TCGCTGAACGTAGGTGATGCGTTTTACGACACTGATTGGACAGACATTGCAGCCCGTGACAGAAAATCTTTGGTAATCTGTATATTGAACGGACAACAAGCGCAGTATTTAATGGCTGGGAAATTCTATAAATTCACGCTTTTTGGTTTTAGCGAA aTTGTAAAAAGTTCCATGGCGTTTTTCTCCGTATTACGTACAAGCATCGAATAG
- the LOC143362757 gene encoding odorant receptor Or2-like isoform X2 yields the protein MASSDTIVIKDSFVYSRIPFSIGSVLPHQRNPIRFKLAISYIFFLVMMQLWDVYDNLHDLQSFFTGATEWPFVLSMLISLVLIRTNKKLIMVIKKIQKEMNGSMLFENDEEKRLYQKYNIIATSVSKFVSMTTGSTIVLYYLRPLIGLLVQPRTDAENNTRPFVLPFRCHMFFDYHYNVKLYTLIYICQLPATYASMCHAAEASLIATSTLHVCARLSMLACRIRMSLTKSPAHFRQRIRAMVIEHLELTELSGFLNDCFKNILLIEYLNCSFRLGISIYVLLITLGKDTAAFLNFCLYTVLVAAWLYLYCYIGEQLTYESLNVGDAFYDTDWTDIAARDRKSLVICILNGQQAQYLMAGKFYKFTLFGFSEIVKSSMAFFSVLRTSIE from the exons ATGGCA AGCAGCGACACGATCGTAATCAAAGACTCCTTCGTGTACAGTCGAATACCATTCTCCATTGGCAGTGTGTTACCGCATCAACGCAACCCTATAAGGTTCAAGCTAGCAATCTCGTATATATTCTTTCTGGTGATGATGCAGCTTTGGGACGTGTACGATAACCTGCACGATTTGCAATCGTTCTTCACGGGCGCGACGGAATGGCCTTTCGTGCTTTCGATGCTGATCTCGCTTGTTCTGATCCGGACGAACAAAAAGCTGATCATGGTGATCAAGAAGATCCAAAAAGAAATGAATGGCTCGATGTTGTTCGAGAACGACGAGGAGAAGCGATTGTATCAAAAGTACAACATCATCGCCACTAGTGTCAGCAAATTCGTGTCAATGACTACGGGCTCAACCATTGTCTTGTACTACCTTCGGCCCTTGATAGGTTTGCTGGTCCAACCTCGCACAG ATGCGGAGAACAACACACGTCCGTTCGTGTTACCATTTCGTTGTCACATGTTTTTCGACTACCACTACAACGTTAAATTGTACACTCTGATATACATCTGCCAGCTACCTGCTACGTATGCGTCGATGTGTCATGCAGCAGAAGCTAGTCTCATCGCCACCTCGACGTTACACGTTTGCGCAAGATTGTCGATGTTGGCCTGTCGAATTCGGATGTCCCTGACGAAATCTCCGGCGCATTTCCGGCAGAGGATAAGAGCGATGGTGATCGAGCATCTGGAATTGACGGA GTTGTCAGGTTTTCTAAAtgactgttttaaaaatatccTTCTGATAGAATATCTGAACTGTAGCTTCAGATTGGGCATTTCTATATACGTGCTGTTAATC ACACTTGGAAAAGATACGGCAGCTTTCCTTAATTTTTGTCTGTATACCGTCCTTGTGGCAGCCTGGTTGTATTTGTACTGTTACATTGGCGAGCAGCTCACATACGAG TCGCTGAACGTAGGTGATGCGTTTTACGACACTGATTGGACAGACATTGCAGCCCGTGACAGAAAATCTTTGGTAATCTGTATATTGAACGGACAACAAGCGCAGTATTTAATGGCTGGGAAATTCTATAAATTCACGCTTTTTGGTTTTAGCGAA aTTGTAAAAAGTTCCATGGCGTTTTTCTCCGTATTACGTACAAGCATCGAATAG
- the LOC143362757 gene encoding odorant receptor Or2-like isoform X1 — MLQSSDTIVIKDSFVYSRIPFSIGSVLPHQRNPIRFKLAISYIFFLVMMQLWDVYDNLHDLQSFFTGATEWPFVLSMLISLVLIRTNKKLIMVIKKIQKEMNGSMLFENDEEKRLYQKYNIIATSVSKFVSMTTGSTIVLYYLRPLIGLLVQPRTDAENNTRPFVLPFRCHMFFDYHYNVKLYTLIYICQLPATYASMCHAAEASLIATSTLHVCARLSMLACRIRMSLTKSPAHFRQRIRAMVIEHLELTELSGFLNDCFKNILLIEYLNCSFRLGISIYVLLITLGKDTAAFLNFCLYTVLVAAWLYLYCYIGEQLTYESLNVGDAFYDTDWTDIAARDRKSLVICILNGQQAQYLMAGKFYKFTLFGFSEIVKSSMAFFSVLRTSIE; from the exons ATGTTGCAGAGCAGCGACACGATCGTAATCAAAGACTCCTTCGTGTACAGTCGAATACCATTCTCCATTGGCAGTGTGTTACCGCATCAACGCAACCCTATAAGGTTCAAGCTAGCAATCTCGTATATATTCTTTCTGGTGATGATGCAGCTTTGGGACGTGTACGATAACCTGCACGATTTGCAATCGTTCTTCACGGGCGCGACGGAATGGCCTTTCGTGCTTTCGATGCTGATCTCGCTTGTTCTGATCCGGACGAACAAAAAGCTGATCATGGTGATCAAGAAGATCCAAAAAGAAATGAATGGCTCGATGTTGTTCGAGAACGACGAGGAGAAGCGATTGTATCAAAAGTACAACATCATCGCCACTAGTGTCAGCAAATTCGTGTCAATGACTACGGGCTCAACCATTGTCTTGTACTACCTTCGGCCCTTGATAGGTTTGCTGGTCCAACCTCGCACAG ATGCGGAGAACAACACACGTCCGTTCGTGTTACCATTTCGTTGTCACATGTTTTTCGACTACCACTACAACGTTAAATTGTACACTCTGATATACATCTGCCAGCTACCTGCTACGTATGCGTCGATGTGTCATGCAGCAGAAGCTAGTCTCATCGCCACCTCGACGTTACACGTTTGCGCAAGATTGTCGATGTTGGCCTGTCGAATTCGGATGTCCCTGACGAAATCTCCGGCGCATTTCCGGCAGAGGATAAGAGCGATGGTGATCGAGCATCTGGAATTGACGGA GTTGTCAGGTTTTCTAAAtgactgttttaaaaatatccTTCTGATAGAATATCTGAACTGTAGCTTCAGATTGGGCATTTCTATATACGTGCTGTTAATC ACACTTGGAAAAGATACGGCAGCTTTCCTTAATTTTTGTCTGTATACCGTCCTTGTGGCAGCCTGGTTGTATTTGTACTGTTACATTGGCGAGCAGCTCACATACGAG TCGCTGAACGTAGGTGATGCGTTTTACGACACTGATTGGACAGACATTGCAGCCCGTGACAGAAAATCTTTGGTAATCTGTATATTGAACGGACAACAAGCGCAGTATTTAATGGCTGGGAAATTCTATAAATTCACGCTTTTTGGTTTTAGCGAA aTTGTAAAAAGTTCCATGGCGTTTTTCTCCGTATTACGTACAAGCATCGAATAG
- the LOC143362774 gene encoding uncharacterized protein LOC143362774 gives MRAIYVSLIFIFAMCVAAEPTVQTRVTRTLPFDFSPSRWTGMFRTLLSGGRLWEWPRNGIEELLRLVATPDTRKKMTFVFRPEDGPRASYDYQRRYGYRGQWLIDLLGSGFHPDAFLQPLPAAILVPPPPPL, from the exons atgcgtGCCATCTAcgtttctttaatattcatattCGCG ATGTGCGTAGCCGCAGAGCCGACCGTTCAAACGCGAGTGACCAGGACACTGCCGTTCGATTTCTCACCGTCCAGATGGACGGGGATGTTCCGGACACTTTTGTCCGGAGGCAGACTCTGGGAATGGCCACGGAACGGCATCGAGGAACTCCTGAGATTAGTGGCTACACCGGACACTAGAAAGAAGATGACGTTCGTGTTCAGGCCCGAGGACGGACCGAGAGCCTCGTACGACTATCAAAGACGTTATGGATATCGCGGACAGTGGTTGATAGACCTATTGGGCTCTGGGTTTCATCCGGACGCTTTCCTGCAGCCTCTGCCGGCCGCCATTTTGgtaccgccgccgccgcctctgTGA
- the LOC143362776 gene encoding uncharacterized protein LOC143362776: protein MDFHRNLMILVLVVLTFHTEKCLSAADPGVLTFVTDFIQRNVLGLPVIHEKTEWSFDPEVGKQRRVRYEQENGRYGEIAIAKIGMGIGYDGPWGKPV from the exons ATGGATTTCCATCGCAATTTG atgaTTCTGGTATTAGTGGTGTTGACGTTTCACACGGAAAAATGCCTATCGGCCGCCGATCCTGGAGTTCTCACATTCGTAACTGATTTTATCCAACGAAACGTACTTGGGTTGCCGGTGATCCATGAG AAAACCGAGTGGAGTTTCGACCCGGAAGTTGGAAAGCAGAGGAGAGTCAGATACGAGCAGGAAAATGGTCGTTACGGTGAAATTGCGATCGCAAAAATCGGCATGGGTATCGGTTACGACGGACCTTGGGGAAAACCTGTATGA